One genomic window of Quercus lobata isolate SW786 chromosome 9, ValleyOak3.0 Primary Assembly, whole genome shotgun sequence includes the following:
- the LOC115961199 gene encoding uncharacterized protein LOC115961199 encodes MEDKCEHCDVESETTLHAIWECAMLDEIWEAIPGFENRRQHAISSTKDLMSVLHEKKKNLELMTMVMWTIWHRRNQLRVSSNDFPRSQVIQQATQALSTFQQSQQSLSQHSATQRTQPRTQWCPPSPNCFKLNFDGAFFPEMGKAGLGVVVHDSQGSMIASLSEQAPLPFSSDIVEAMAAARALIFAQELGITEFVLEGDSEVVVNSLRSKETSFSSFGHLLESAKSLLSPMTSISFSHVRRCGNRIAHNLARHARNVRGLSVWVEDVPPHLVDVFFAEPG; translated from the coding sequence ATGGAGGACAAATGCGAGCACTGTGATGTGGAGTCAGAGACAACACTTCATGCTATTTGGGAATGTGCTATGCTTGATGAAATTTGGGAGGCCATTCCAGGTTTTGAAAACCGGCGACAACATGCAATCTCAAGCACCAAAGACCTGATGAGCGTGCttcatgagaaaaagaaaaacctggAATTAATGACCATGGTGATGTGGACGATTTGGCACCGACGTAACCAGCTACGTGTTAGCTCTAATGATTTTCCACGTTCACAGGTCATCCAACAAGCTACTCAGGCGCTGTCTACCTTCCAACAAAGCCAGCAGTCCCTCAGTCAACATTCAGCAACGCAGCGAACCCAGCCTCGCACACAGTGGTGCCCGCCTTCACCGAATTGCTTTAAACTGAACTTTGATGGAGCCTTTTTCCCGGAGATGGGTAAGGCTGGACTGGGTGTGGTCGTGCATGATAGTCAAGGAAGTATGATTGCCTCACTGTCTGAACAAGCTCCTCTGCCATTCTCATCGGATATCGTGGAAGCCATGGCAGCGGCAAGGGCATTAATCTTTGCACAAGAACTGGGGATAACTGAATTTGTTCTGGAAGGAGATTCAGAGGTAGTGGTTAACTCTCTTCGTAGCAAAGAAACCTCCTTTTCTTCATTTGGCCACCTGTTGGAGTCAGCAAAATCTTTACTCAGTCCAATGACTAGTATCAGCTTCTCCCATGTACGTAGATGTGGTAATAGAATAGCCCATAACCTAGCTAGACATGCAAGAAATGTCAGAGGTTTGTCGGTGTGGGTGGAGGATGTCCCACCACACTTAGTTGATGTATTTTTTGCCGAACCTGgctga
- the LOC115959326 gene encoding protein phosphatase 2C 51-like, which produces MRLIEASKLHVDGPVGMNLGRMTSDSGDMSQITVTRRRTKVRRLKYTCRTKKTSSEEEDVGDLVKVSLSVSSSEKEEGVLSYGSVSVIGRRKEMEDAVRAELGFMNKKGGGGGGVGGKYDFFGVYDGHGGCHVARACSERLHGILVEEGESSSGELEGLSEYNWERVMEACFGKMDEEVVSVGGGGVGRSVGSTAVVAVVGREELVVANCGDCRAVLFSGGVALALSRDHKPDRPDELKRIEAAGGKVINWNGNRVLGVLTTSRSIGDHYLRPYVISKPEVTVTKRSNNDEFLILASDGLWDVISNEVACQIVKRCLEGRLRRKSLEVEVENESRAAEAAAVLTELAMARGSKDNISVIVVELRKPRGFSSL; this is translated from the exons atgaggttgaTAGAGGCTTCGAAGCTTCACGTTGATGGGCCAGTGGGAATGAATCTCGGGAGAATGACGTCGGATTCCGGGGACATGAGTCAGATCACGGTGACGAGGAGAAGAACCAAAGTCCGGCGGCTGAAGTACACGTGTCGAACGAAGAAAACATCATCGGAGGAGGAGGATGTTGGTGATTTGGTGAAGGTGTCATTGTCTGTGTCTTCTTCGGAGAAAGAAGAGGGGGTATTGTCGTACGGTTCGGTTTCTGTTATAGGGAGGAGGAAAGAGATGGAAGATGCGGTGAGAGCTGAACTAGGATTTATGAACAAAAAAGGTGGCGGTGGAGGTGGTGTTGGAGGAAAGTACGATTTTTTCGGAGTGTACGATGGGCATGGAGGGTGCCACGTGGCGAGGGCTTGTAGTGAAAGGTTGCATGGGATTTTGGTGGAGGAGGGTGAGAGTAGCAGTGGAGAGTTAGAAGGGTTATCGGAGTATAATTGGGAGAGAGTGATGGAAGCGTGTTTTGGTAAAATGGATGAGGAGGTGGTgagtgttggtggtggtggtgtggggAGGTCGGTGGGGTCCACGGCGGTTGTGGCGGTGGTGGGAAGGGAGGAGCTTGTGGTTGCTAACTGTGGGGATTGTAGGGCTGTCTTGTTTAGTGGTGGTGTCGCTTTGGCCTTGTCTCGTGATCATAAG CCTGACAGACCAGATGAGTTGAAGAGAATTGAAGCCGCTGGTGGAAAGGTCATAAACTGGAATGGAAATCGCGTTCTAGGAGTTCTTACCACTTCTAGATCAATAG GTGATCACTACCTCAGACCCTATGTGATATCCAAGCCAGAAGTCACAGTGACCAAACGAAGCAATAATGATGAATTCCTTATCCTAGCCAGTGATGGCTTGTGGGACGTTATATCAAATGAAGTTGCATGCCAGATTGTGAAGAGATGTCTTGAAGGAAGACTGAGGAGGAAATCCCTGGAAGTGGAAGTTGAGAATGAGAGTCGCGCTGCCGAGGCTGCAGCAGTGTTAACTGAGCTGGCAATGGCTCGGGGGAGCAAAGATAATATCAGTGTGATAGTAGTTGAGCTAAGGAAACCCAGAGGTTTTTCCAGTTTATAA
- the LOC115958887 gene encoding pentatricopeptide repeat-containing protein At3g49170, chloroplastic, producing the protein MLGLSVSSASKLPLLPSIKPSNRSRHNLQLSSPQNPNCEPLNHRLIHHLNVGHLHKAISTLDLMARKGTHPDLTTYSLFLKSCIRSRNFQLGKLVHTHYLTHSQLHLNSLILNSLISLYSKSGDWAKAKSIFDDMGDLRDLVSWTAMVSCFANNDMGTEAIVTFLQMLENGLCPNEYCFSAVIRACSNVENVPIGRMIFGFVIKSGYFESDVCVGCALIDMFVKGGGDVDLAYKVFEKMPEKNAVTWTLMITRFMQFGFPMEAVNLFLDMVLSEYVPDQFTFGGVISACAELELLNLGQQLHSWVIRTGLALDVCVACCLVDMYAKCAADGSVDDARKVFDLMVDRNVMSWTAIITGYMQSGGRDKEAVELFCEMIEGHVSPNHFTFSSVLKACANLSDPRMGEQVYTHAVKLGLASVNCVGNSLISMYARSGMMEDAHKAFDMLFEKNLISYNTIVDAYTKNLNSEKAFELFHEIEDIGIGASAFTFASLLSGAASISAVGKGEQIHARLLKSGFASNQSICNALISMYSRCGNIEAAFQVFNDMGGRNVISWTSMITGFAKHGFASKAMEMFHKMLEDGVRPNEITYIAVLSACSHAGLISEGWKLFNSMYREHGIVPRMEHYACMVDLLGRSGSLLEAFEFINSIPFKADALVWRTFLAACQVHGNKELGEHAAKMILEQDPYDPAAYILLSNLYASSGQWDNVAIIRKNLKERNLIKEAGCSWIEVENMVHKFHVGDTSHPLAQDIYYELNQLASKIKELGYVPDTDFVLHDVEDELKEQYLFQHSEKIAVAFGLISVSQPKPIRVFKNLRVCGDCHTAIKFISMARGREIVVRDSNRFHHFKNGTCSCNDYW; encoded by the coding sequence ATGCTAGGCCTCTCTGTTTCGTCTGCCTCCAAACTACCTTTATTACCTTCTATCAAACCCTCAAATCGGTCCCGCCATAACCTTCAATTATCATCACCACAAAATCCAAACTGTGAACCCCTTAACCATCGTCTGATCCACCACCTCAATGTGGGCCACCTCCACAAAGCAATCTCCACCCTTGATCTCATGGCCCGAAAGGGTACCCACCCAGACCTCACCACCTACTCTCTCTTCCTCAAGTCCTGTATAAGGTCCCGTAACTTCCAACTCGGCAAACTCGTTCACACCCACTACTTGACTCACTCCCAACTCCACCTCAACTCTCTCATTCTCAATTCTCTCATCAGCTTGTACTCAAAAAGTGGGGATTGGGCTAAAGCAAAATCCATTTTTGATGATATGGGGGATTTGAGAGACTTGGTTTCTTGGACTGCTATGGTTTCTTGTTTTGCAAATAATGATATGGGAACTGAAGCCATTGTCACGTTTCTTCAAATGCTTGAAAATGGGCTCTGCCCAAATGAGTATTGCTTTTCCGCAGTGATTCGGGCGTGTTCGAATGTGGAAAATGTTCCCATTGGGAgaatgatttttgggtttgttataAAAAGTGGATATTTTGAGTCTGATGTGTGCGTTGGGTGTGCGTTGATTGATATGTTTGTGAAGGGTGGTGGTGATGTGGATTTAGCCTATAAGGTGTTTGAGAAAATGCCTGAGAAGAATGCAGTTACTTGGACTTTGATGATAACTAGGTTTATGCAATTTGGGTTCCCAATGGAGGctgtaaatttgtttttggatatGGTTTTGAGTGAGTATGTACCGGATCAATTTACCTTTGGTGGAGTTATTTCAGCTTGTGCAGAGCTAGAATTGTTAAATCTTGGGCAGCAATTGCATTCTTGGGTCATACGGACTGGGTTGGCTTTAGATGTTTGTGTAGCGTGCTGTTTGGTAGACATGTATGCTAAGTGTGCAGCAGATGGATCAGTGGATGATGCTAGGAAAGTTTTTGACCTGATGGTAGATCGTAATGTCATGTCTTGGACAGCAATTATCACAGGATACATGCAAAGTGGAGGGCGTGATAAGGAAGCTGTTGAACTTTTTTGTGAAATGATCGAGGGTCATGTTTCACCAAATCATTTCACCTTTTCTAGTGTCCTTAAGGCATGTGCAAATCTTTCTGATCCCCGTATGGGAGAGCAAGTTTACACGCATGCTGTGAAACTTGGTCTTGCATCGGTTAATTGTGTGGGAAATTCTCTTATTAGCATGTATGCAAGGTCTGGCATGATGGAAGATGCTCATAAAGCTTTTGATATGCTGTTTGAgaagaatttaatttcttacAACACGATTGTTGATGCGTAtaccaaaaatttgaattctgaaaaAGCCTTTGAACTTTTTCATGAAATCGAGGATATAGGAATTGGGGCTAGTGCTTTCACATTTGCTAGCCTCTTGAGTGGAGCTGCTAGTATCAGTGCAGTTGGTAAGGGTGAGCAAATTCATGCACGGTTACTAAAATCAGGGTTTGCGTCAAATCAAAGCATCTGTAATGCTTTGATCTCTATGTATTCTAGGTGTGGAAATATAGAAGCTGCATTTCAAGTTTTTAATGATATGGGAGGTCGAAATGTTATATCTTGGACTTCAATGATTACTGGTTTTGCAAAACATGGATTCGCCTCTAAAGCTATGGAAATGTTCCACAAAATGCTTGAGGATGGTGTTAGACCAAATGAGATCACCTATATTGCTGTTTTATCAGCTTGTAGCCATGCGGGGCTGATTTCCGAGGGCTGGAAACTCTTCAACTCAATGTACAGAGAACATGGGATTGTTCCGAGAATGGAACATTACGCATGTATGGTTGATTTATTGGGCCGATCAGGATCCCTTTTAGAAGCATTTGAATTCATTAATTCAATACCTTTCAAGGCTGATGCACTAGTCTGGCGTACATTTCTTGCTGCCTGTCAGGTTCATGGCAACAAAGAACTTGGGGAACATGCTGCAAAGATGATTCTTGAGCAAGACCCATATGATCCAGCAGCATATATCTTACTATCAAACTTGTATGCTTCCTCAGGTCAATGGGACAATGTGgcaataattagaaaaaatttgaaagagagaaacttGATCAAAGAAGCTGGTTGTAGCTGGATAGAGGTGGAAAATATGGTGCACAAGTTCCACGTTGGGGACACTTCACACCCCCTAGCACAAGATATTTATTATGAACTGAACCAATTGGcttcaaaaataaaggaattggGCTATGTACCCGATACAGATTTTGTTCTTCATGATGTAGAGGATGAACTAAAGGAGCAATATTTGTTTCAGCACAGTGAGAAAATAGCTGTGGCATTTGGTCTTATAAGCGTATCCCAACCAAAGCCTATTAGAGTATTTAAGAATCTTCGTGTTTGTGGAGACTGTCACACTGCAATCAAATTTATTTCAATGGCTAGAGGTAGAGAAATAGTGGTGAGAGACTCAAACCGGTTTCATCACTTCAAAAATGGGACATGTTCTTGCAATGATTACTGGTGa
- the LOC115961198 gene encoding uncharacterized protein LOC115961198, with protein sequence MDDSLLFCRATIEECQRVLDILEVYGRCSGQQINRSKTTIFFSKSTRDDIRNQIKLALGVPEIVQYERYLGLLSLVGINKKASFNYIKERVWKKLQGWKEKLLSQAGREILIKAVVQAIPTYTMSCFKLPLGLCSEIESLIRRFCIWEAQESSTGSHAWNSILKGRDVLLKGARWRIGCGQAVSIWNDAWLPSVEHPRVLSDIVPGFEEGRVSDLINPLTRTWDLHLVHGILSPEEAALVLSIPLSHTPVEDKIIWPFTPSGSYSQLAAAKWLVEADLEP encoded by the exons ATGG atgatagtttGTTGTTTTGCAGGGCCACTATAGAGGAGTGCCAAAGAGTTCTGGACATATTGGAAGTTTATGGGAGATGTTCAGGCCAGCAGATTAACCGAAGCAAGACGACAATCTTCTTCAGTAAATCTACAAGGGATGACATCAGAAATCAGATAAAGTTGGCATTGGGGGTTCCAGAAATTGTTCAATATGAGAGATACTTGGGATTACTGTCACTGGTGGGCATAAACAAAAAAGCAAGCTTCAACTATATAAAGGAACGAGTCTGGAAAAAATTACAGGGATGGAAGGAGAAACTCCTCTCACAGGCTGGAAGAGAAATCTTAATCAAAGCAGTTGTCCAAGCAATCCCTACCTACACTATGAGCTGCTTCAAACTTCCTTTGGGTCTTTGTTCAGAGATTGAGAGCCTGATACGAAGATTTTG CATTTGGGAGGCACAAGAATCTAGCACCGGTTCACATGCTTGGAATAGCATCTTAAAGGGCAGAGATGTGCTTCTTAAGGGTGCAAGATGGAGGATTGGTTGTGGACAGGCAGTTAGCATATGGAACGATGCATGGCTACCATCAGTGGAGCATCCAAGAGTATTATCTGATATCGTTCCAGGCTTTGAAGAGGGGAGAGTCTCTGACCTCATCAACCCACTCACAAGAACATGGGACTTACATTTAGTACACGGAATTTTGTCTCCAGAAGAAGCTGCTCTAGTTCTTAGCATTCCTTTAAGCCATACTCCGGTGGAGGATAAGATCATTTGGCCCTTTACCCCCTCAG GTTCCTACAGCCAACTAGCAGCAGCAAAGTGGCTTGTGGAAGCAGATTTGGAGCCTTAA
- the LOC115960231 gene encoding spermine synthase codes for MEGGAGKGLECQKTMDGKGSNGNGSEKAIPSCCLKAMASAPELEAKCHSTVVSGWFSESHSCSGKASKRVYFNNPMWPGEAHSLVVEKVLFKAKSEYQEVLVFESLTYGKVLVLDGIVQLTEKDECSYQEMIVHLPLCSIPSPKTVLVVGGGDGGVLREIARHSSVEQIDICEIDKMVIDVSKKFFPELAVGFEDPRVHLCVGDAVEFLRNASEGKYDAIIVDSSDPVGPAQELVEKPFFDTAARALRPGGVLCNMAESMWLHTHLIQDMISICRETFKGSVHYAWTSVPTYPSGVIGFLICSTEGPPVDFLNPINPIEKLEGALKHKRELRFYNSEMHSAAFALPSFLKREVSLLCDSPTPAAQRISVS; via the exons atGGAGGGCGGCGCAGGAAAAGGTTTGGAATGCCAGAAGACTATGGATGGGAAGGGGAGTAACGGGAATGGTTCAGAGAAGGCTATCCCTTCTTGTTGCTTGAAGGCCATGGCTTCAGCCCCAGAGCTTGAGGCAAAATGCCATTCTACTGTTGTTTCTGGGTGGTTTTCGGAATCTCACTCTTGCTCTG GGAAAGCCAGCAAAAGGGTTTATTTTAACAATCCAATGTGGCCTG GAGAAGCCCATTCCCTAGTGGTGGAAAAAGTTTTGTTTAAGGCAAAGTCAGAGTATCAAGAGGTCCTTGTTTTTGAG TCCTTAACATATGGGAAAGTACTTGTACTTGATGGCATTGTTCAGCTGACAGAGAAAGATGAATGTAGCTACCAGGAGATGATTGTTCATCTTCCTCTCTGTTCAATTCCATCCCCCAAAACT GTTCTTGTTGTTGGCGGTGGAGATGGTGGTGTTCTTAGAGAAATAGCTCGCCATAGCTCTGTGGAGCAAATTGATATATGTGAGATAGATAAGATGGTCATTGAT gtCTCTAAAAAGTTTTTTCCAGAGTTAGCTGTTGGGTTTGAGGACCCTCGTGTCCACCTCTGTGTTGGTGATG CTGTTGAATTTCTTCGGAATGCATCTGAGGGGAAATATGATGCAATTATTGTGGATTCATCAGATCCTGTTG GACCTGCTCAGGAGCTTGTAGAGAAACCTTTTTTTGACACAGCAGCCAGAGCATTAAGGCCTGGTGGTGTCCTCTGTAACATGGCAGAAAGCATGTGGCTCCATACGCATCTAATTCAAGATATGATCTCTATTTGCCGTGAAACATTTAAGGGTTCTGTTCACTATGCCTGGACTAGTGTGCCAACATATCCAAG TGGTGTGATAGGATTTCTTATATGCTCAACTGAGGGGCCACCTGTTGATTTTCTAAATCCCATTAATCCTATTGAGAAGTTAGAAGGAGCTCTGAAGCATAAAAGAGAGCTAAGATTCTATAACTCAGAG ATGCATTCAGCTGCCTTTGCCTTGCCATCCTTTCTGAAAAGGGAGGTGAGCTTGCTTTGTGATTCTCCAACCCCGGCAGCACAACGAATCAGTGTTTCCTAG
- the LOC115959599 gene encoding uncharacterized protein LOC115959599 produces the protein MKKKTKAAILASVASVLLVGVALLKKLRRRRRELPRAPYVNHAAEREEYINSVLHGSERHCVNQLRMKPIAFHHLCHTLTEGEHVRPTVHMSVTEQVFIFLHIIGHNVRFRVMGSRIYRSTETVHRYFKIVLRGVLKLYRALIRLRSEDTPPEIRNSRRFYPYFKDCVGAIDGTHVRASVPPEIQGRFRGRKDGTTQNVLAAISFDLKFTYVLAGWEGSAHDSRVLNDAFARTGGFSIPNGKFYLGDAGYGNKNGILSPYRSVRYHLKEFSDRPPENAQELFNLRHSSLRTTIERGFGVVKKRFRVLDAEPYWSFPTQVKVVLACCVVHNHIMGVEPNDHIMEDAMNQVELSDHQQETQSHRESVEDSRSWNAKRDEICQAMWSDYIRSGE, from the exons atgaagaaaaaaaccaaagccgCAATTCTTGCCTCAGTTGCATCTGTCCTCCTTGTGGGGGTTGCATTGTTAAAGAAATTACGACGTAGACGTAGAGAACTGCCTAGGGCGCCTTATGTTAACCATGCCGCCGAGAGAGAGGAATACATAAATAGTGTTTTGCATGGAAGTGAGAGACATTGTGTGAATCAACTTAGGATGAAGCCTATAGCTTTCCACCACTTATGTCACACCCTCACTGAGGGGGAGCACGTACGTCCGACTGTTCACATGTCTGTTACGGAGCAAGTGTTCATTTTCTTGCACATTATTGGTCATAATGTGAGGTTTCGTGTAATGGGTAGTCGGATCTATAGATCAACTGAGACTGTTCATAGATACTTCAAGATTGTCCTTAGGGGGGTCCTGAAATTATATAGAGCTCTAATAAGACTGCGTAGCGAAGATACACCTCCAGAGATAAGGAATAGCAGAAGGTTTTacccatattttaag GATTGTGTTGGAGCAATAGATGGTACACATGTTCGTGCATCTGTGCCACCTGAAATACAAGGAAGATTTCGTGGTCGCAAAGATGGAACCACGCAAAATGTGTTAGCTGCCATTAGTTTTGACTTAAAGTTCACTTATGTGTTGGCTGGATGGGAAGGCAGTGCACATGATTCACGTGTATTAAATGATGCATTTGCTAGGACAGGGGGATTTTCAATTCCCAATG gtaaattttatcttggtgatgctgggtatggtaataaaaatggaatattgTCACCGTATCGGAGTGTACGATATCACTTGAAAGAGTTTAGTGATCGTCCTCCTGAGAATGCGCAAGAATTGTTCAACCTCCGACACTCTTCATTGAGAACTACCATTGAGCGAGGGTTTGGAGTGGTGAAAAAACGTTTTCGAGTGTTGGATGCAGAACCATATTGGTCTTTCCCAACCCAAGTGAAAGTAGTGTTAGCGTGTTGTGTggttcataatcacattatgGGGGTTGAACCAAATGACCATATTATGGAAGATGCAATGAACCAAGTAGAGCTTAGTGACCACCAACAAGAAACACAATCCCATCGGGAGTCCGTCGAAGATAGTAGATCATGGAATGCTAAGagagatgagatatgccaagCCATGTGGTCTGATTATATCAGGAGTGGAGAGTAg
- the LOC115961197 gene encoding uncharacterized protein LOC115961197, whose protein sequence is MSKGKEKVSGSKQFRWLPPMHEMMLKILTEEAGKGNKPSNTFRAGSFALVAKEITAHFGVECHPVFVENRMRTLRSMWATIQELRRKSGFGWDENLKMITCDAKTYQEEVMAHRKHAEYLNKKIEFYDELAIVVGNDTATGGFAKSGVDIENEPDNGDNGDSAEFVADNVEECVAEKGKNANESSTTGSGISKSRKRGRAASTVDDSVLTDLSDQLKEIAGALKEINRGPVDYTTLYNEVMAMMTEGYSEDMLATAFDHLCENEKTARGFLAKNARLRKLWLDGYFFSQI, encoded by the exons ATGTCAAAGGGCAAAGAAAAAGTTAGCGGCAGCAAGCAATTTAGGTGGCTGCCACCTATGCATGAGATGATGCTAAAGATACTTACAGAGGAGGCTGGAAAGGGCAATAAGCCCTCTAATACTTTTAGGGCCGGCTCCTTTGCTCTTGTAGCGAAGGAGATAACGGCCCATTTCGGGGTTGAGTGCCACCCTGTATTTGTGGAGAACCGGATGCGGACTCTAAGGTCCATGTGGGCAACTATTCAAGAGCTTAGAAGGAAGAGTGGATTCGGTTGGGACGAAAATCTGAAAATGATAACTTGTGACGCTAAAACATACCAAGAAGAAGTTATG GCACATCGGAAGCATGCCGAGTAtctgaacaaaaaaattgagttttacgATGAATTAGCGATTGTGGTGGGAAATGACACAGCCACAGGTGGCTTTGCTAAGTCCGGAGTGGATATCGAAAATGAGCCAGATAATGGGGATAATGGGGATAGTGCAGAGTTTGTTGCAGATAATGTGGAGGAATGTGTGGCTGAAAAGGGGAAGAACGCAAATGAATCATCCACCACTGGGTCGGGAATTTCCAAGTCCCGCAAAAGAGGGCGTGCAGCTTCTACTGTTGATGATAGTGTGCTGACTGATCTGTCTGATCAGCTGAAGGAAATAGCTGGCGCTCTGAAAGAAATTAATCGGGGCCCGGTAGATTATACAACTTTGTATAATGAGGTAATGGCTATGATGACGGAGGGATATAGCGAAGATATGCTCGCTACTGCCTTCGACCATCTTTGTGAGAATGAGAAGACGGCACGTGGATTTTTAGCCAAGAATGCTAGGTTGAGGAAGCTATGGTTAGAtggttattttttctcacaaatttgA